Proteins from one Hyperolius riggenbachi isolate aHypRig1 chromosome 4, aHypRig1.pri, whole genome shotgun sequence genomic window:
- the LOC137570452 gene encoding C-C motif chemokine 5-like — protein sequence MCSAKIMLCMALLAAAAITTVSADTGKFSTCCTKVSSAKPRVHIEDFLIQKADPPCVDAVMFITKEGKILCSKPNVPWVTKKVKEIRLRKEAPETTETSQKNSTTPIPTVRI from the exons ATGTGTTCAGCCAAGATCATGCTGTGTATGGCTCTCCTTGCTGCAGCTGCAATCACCACCGTATCTGCTG ACACTGGCAAGTTTAGCACCTGCTGCACGAAGGTCTCATCAGCCAAGCCCAGGGTTCACATTGAGGACTTCCTCATCCAGAAAGCAGATCCTCCTTGCGTTGATGCAGTGAT GTTTATTACAAAGGAGGGGAAGATTCTTTGCTCTAAACCGAATGTACCCTGGGTTACGAAGAAGGTGAAAGAGATCAG gtTGCGAAAAGAAGCACCTGAAACAACTGAAACCAGTCAAAAAAACAGCACGACGCCTATCCCAACAGTCCGCATTTGA